A region from the Musa acuminata AAA Group cultivar baxijiao chromosome BXJ1-10, Cavendish_Baxijiao_AAA, whole genome shotgun sequence genome encodes:
- the LOC103999643 gene encoding uncharacterized protein LOC103999643 has product MAKSYGDGDIWLPPEFLCADFFREGGERCEAGFAGACIPCEFGLGSNPESPVESATTGTESDEEVYMKAITQQMARFFLRNDDKDASVTAPSRAKAMARSPQSAPCTRSSSNKGGSVNGPTLVSSPPLEQRSEETCDLLDEAPGQMMRLRRFGDLALCDRRILGPLMKQSPAMSTACKSANAGYYDLGPVLTHRQLQAAHFHHLKRQQAAKQRLSAAWGRQCKARDSSVGYAESRCGRPPDPSATACPPLRKPQHPPPGSGMRAVFLNSSGSRKESAGTGVFLPGTASNKLAPRKKTGCSTVLVPDRVVRVLNLRLEDFAAQPRFPGGFVLTHEALLGRSSAALSHQKKNRHLNCQPPTAVAEAAADEIRLPRDWSY; this is encoded by the exons ATGGCGAAATCGTACGGAGATGGAGACATTTGGCTGCCTCCGGAGTTCCTCTGCGCCGACTTCTTCCGCGAGGGCGGAGAGAGGTGTGAGGCGGGCTTCGCTGGGGCTTGCATCCCATGCGAGTTCGGGCTTGGCTCGAACCCGGAGTCACCTGTGGAGTCGGCGACCACCGGAACGGAGAGCGACGAGGAGGTCTATATGAAAGCCATCACCCAGCAGATGGCTCGCTTCTTCCTCCGGAACGACGACAAGGACGCCTCCGTCACGGCTCCGAGCCGCGCAAAG GCTATGGCGCGATCGCCACAGTCCGCGCCGTGCACGCGGTCTTCCTCGAACAAGGGAGGCAGCGTCAACGGCCCCACGTTGGTCTCGTCGCCTCCTCTGGAGCAGCGAAGCGAGGAGACCTGCGACCTTCTCGACGAGGCCCCGGGGCAGATGATGCGGCTGAGGCGTTTTGGCGATCTTGCCCTCTGCGACCGTCGGATCCTTGGCCCGCTCATGAAGCAGTCTCCGGCGATGTCCACGGCTTGCAAAAGCGCCAATGCCGGGTACTATGACCTCGGTCCTGTTCTCACCCATCGTCAACTACAAGCAGCTCAT TTTCATCACCTGAAGCGGCAGCAAGCAGCGAAGCAACGACTGTCGGCGGCGTGGGGAAGGCAGTGCAAAGCCAGAGATAGCAGCGTGGGGTACGCCGAAAGCCGGTGCGGTCGGCCTCCGGATCCGTCCGCCACCGCGTGTCCTCCGCTTCGAAAGCCGCAGCATCCGCCGCCGGGATCCGGGATGCGCGCCGTGTTCCTCAACAGCTCTGGCTCCCGGAAGGAGTCCGCCGGCACCGGCGTGTTCCTGCCCGGGACCGCCAGCAACAAGCTGGCGCCGCGGAAAAAGACCG GTTGTTCGACCGTGCTGGTTCCTGATCGAGTGGTTCGGGTGCTGAACCTGAGGTTGGAAGACTTCGCAGCGCAGCCACGCTTCCCCGGCGGCTTCGTTCTCACTCACG AAGCTCTTCTCGGGCGAAGCAGCGCTGCGCTATCACATCAGAAAAAGAACCGCCACTTGAATTGCCAGCCGCCGACCGCTGTGGCAGAAGCAGCCGCCGACGAGATTAGACTCCCTCGTGACTGGAGCTACTGA
- the LOC103999645 gene encoding serine/threonine-protein kinase BSK5 isoform X1 — translation MGARCSRLSLCWWPSHFKSSVLEPDELENGGDDSDGGGFTEYSLDELRAATDGFAPDYIVSEHGQKAPNVVYQGRLLPGDRDVAIKRFNKFAWPDARQFLEEARAVGQLRSDRLANLIGCCCEGDERLLVAEFMPHETLAKHLFHWDTQPLSWSMRIRVALYLAQALEYCSSRGRALYHDLNAYRVLFDEDGNPRLSCFGLMKNSRDGKSYSTNLAFTPPEYLRTGRVTPESVVYSFGTLLLDLLSGKHIPPSHALDLIRGKNFRTLMDSCLEGHFSNSDGTELVRLASRCLQYEPRERPNVKSLVTYLESLEKDAEVPSYTLMGILSGPVTSKQTLKLSPFGEACARLDLIAIYEILEKVGYKDDEGIANDLSFQVWTSQIQETLNTKKHGDNAFRAKDFGTAIDCYTQFMDGGSMISPTVLARRCVSYLMNNMLQEALGDAMQAQVVSPEWPTAYYLQAVALLSLGMDSDAEEMIKNGLLFYLSLVNDSLQGWKEFDSFVVCHVCKNQVIFDKRCWKGNTKETTSI, via the exons ATGGGAGCTCGATGCTCCAGATTGTCCCTTTGTTGGTGGCCGTCCCATTTCAAGTCCTCTGTGCTCGAACCCGATGAGCTCG AGAACGGGGGAGACGACAGCGACGGCGGCGGCTTCACGGAGTACAGCTTGGATGAGCTGCGGGCCGCCACGGACGGATTCGCCCCCGACTACATCGTCTCCGAGCACGGGCAGAAGGCCCCCAATGTGGTCTACCAGGGCCGCCTCCTCCCCGGCGACCGCGACGTCGCCATCAAGCGCTTCAACAAGTTCGCCTGGCCCGACGCCCGACAATTCCTC GAGGAGGCGAGGGCGGTGGGGCAGCTCCGGAGCGACCGGCTGGCCAATCTCATCGGGTGCTGCTGCGAGGGCGACGAGAGGCTGCTGGTGGCCGAGTTCATGCCCCACGAGACCCTGGCCAAGCACCTGTTCCACT GGGATACACAACCTTTGAGTTGGTCGATGAGGATAAGAGTGGCGCTGTATCTTGCCCAGGCATTAGAATATTGCAGCAGCAGAGGGCGTGCACTGTATCATGATCTCAATGCTTACAGAGTTCTCTTTGATGAG GATGGTAATCCCAGGTTGTCCTGTTTTGGTCTCATGAAGAATAGTAGAGATGGGAAGAGCTACAGTACAAACTTGGCCTTCACACCACCAGAGTACCTCAGGACAG GGAGAGTGACACCAGAAAGTGTAGTGTACAGCTTTGGGACACTTCTGCTCGACCTTCTTAGTGGAAAGCATATTCCTCCAAGCCAT GCACTTGACCTGATTCGTGGCAAGAATTTTCGGACACTGATGGACTCTTGTTTAGAGGGGCATTTCTCAAATTCTGATGGAACTGAGTTGGTTCGATTAGCTTCTCGTTGTTTGCAATACGAACCTCGTGAGAGGCCAAATGTTAAGTCACTGGTGACTTATCTGGAATCTCTTGAAAAGGATGCAGAG GTGCCATCATATACACTGATGGGCATTCTGAGTGGTCCCGTGACTTCCAAGCAAACGCTTAAATTATCACCATTTGGCGAAGCTTGTGCAAGGTTGGACTTAATAGCTATATATGAGATACTGGAGAAAGTTGGATACAAGGATGATGAGGGAATAGCCAACGAT TTGTCTTTCCAAGTCTGGACCAGCCAAATTCAGGAAACTCTGAACACTAAGAAGCATGGGGACAATGCTTTTCGAGCTAAAGATTTTGGAACTGCAATTGATTGCTACACCCAG TTTATGGACGGTGGGTCAATGATTTCTCCAACTGTCTTGGCACGACGTTGTGTATCATACCTCATGAATAATATGCTGCAAGAAGCTCTTGGAGATGCTATGCAGGCACAGGTAGTCTCACCAGAGTGGCCtactgcttactaccttcaagccGTCGCCCTTCTCAGTCTTGGAATGGATAGTGATGCCGAAGAAATGATTAAAAATG GTTTGCTTTTCTACCTTTCTCTCGTTAACGATAGTCTTCAAGGGTGGAAGGAGTTTGATTCCTTTGTAGTATGTCATGTCTGCAAGAACCAAGTTATATTTGACAAAAGGTGTTGGAAGGGCAATACAAAGGAAACAACTTCCATTTGA
- the LOC103999645 gene encoding serine/threonine-protein kinase BSK5 isoform X2: MGARCSRLSLCWWPSHFKSSVLEPDELENGGDDSDGGGFTEYSLDELRAATDGFAPDYIVSEHGQKAPNVVYQGRLLPGDRDVAIKRFNKFAWPDARQFLEEARAVGQLRSDRLANLIGCCCEGDERLLVAEFMPHETLAKHLFHWDTQPLSWSMRIRVALYLAQALEYCSSRGRALYHDLNAYRVLFDEDGNPRLSCFGLMKNSRDGKSYSTNLAFTPPEYLRTGRVTPESVVYSFGTLLLDLLSGKHIPPSHALDLIRGKNFRTLMDSCLEGHFSNSDGTELVRLASRCLQYEPRERPNVKSLVTYLESLEKDAEVPSYTLMGILSGPVTSKQTLKLSPFGEACARLDLIAIYEILEKVGYKDDEGIANDLSFQVWTSQIQETLNTKKHGDNAFRAKDFGTAIDCYTQFMDGGSMISPTVLARRCVSYLMNNMLQEALGDAMQAQVVSPEWPTAYYLQAVALLSLGMDSDAEEMIKNGTKLESKRKSRN, encoded by the exons ATGGGAGCTCGATGCTCCAGATTGTCCCTTTGTTGGTGGCCGTCCCATTTCAAGTCCTCTGTGCTCGAACCCGATGAGCTCG AGAACGGGGGAGACGACAGCGACGGCGGCGGCTTCACGGAGTACAGCTTGGATGAGCTGCGGGCCGCCACGGACGGATTCGCCCCCGACTACATCGTCTCCGAGCACGGGCAGAAGGCCCCCAATGTGGTCTACCAGGGCCGCCTCCTCCCCGGCGACCGCGACGTCGCCATCAAGCGCTTCAACAAGTTCGCCTGGCCCGACGCCCGACAATTCCTC GAGGAGGCGAGGGCGGTGGGGCAGCTCCGGAGCGACCGGCTGGCCAATCTCATCGGGTGCTGCTGCGAGGGCGACGAGAGGCTGCTGGTGGCCGAGTTCATGCCCCACGAGACCCTGGCCAAGCACCTGTTCCACT GGGATACACAACCTTTGAGTTGGTCGATGAGGATAAGAGTGGCGCTGTATCTTGCCCAGGCATTAGAATATTGCAGCAGCAGAGGGCGTGCACTGTATCATGATCTCAATGCTTACAGAGTTCTCTTTGATGAG GATGGTAATCCCAGGTTGTCCTGTTTTGGTCTCATGAAGAATAGTAGAGATGGGAAGAGCTACAGTACAAACTTGGCCTTCACACCACCAGAGTACCTCAGGACAG GGAGAGTGACACCAGAAAGTGTAGTGTACAGCTTTGGGACACTTCTGCTCGACCTTCTTAGTGGAAAGCATATTCCTCCAAGCCAT GCACTTGACCTGATTCGTGGCAAGAATTTTCGGACACTGATGGACTCTTGTTTAGAGGGGCATTTCTCAAATTCTGATGGAACTGAGTTGGTTCGATTAGCTTCTCGTTGTTTGCAATACGAACCTCGTGAGAGGCCAAATGTTAAGTCACTGGTGACTTATCTGGAATCTCTTGAAAAGGATGCAGAG GTGCCATCATATACACTGATGGGCATTCTGAGTGGTCCCGTGACTTCCAAGCAAACGCTTAAATTATCACCATTTGGCGAAGCTTGTGCAAGGTTGGACTTAATAGCTATATATGAGATACTGGAGAAAGTTGGATACAAGGATGATGAGGGAATAGCCAACGAT TTGTCTTTCCAAGTCTGGACCAGCCAAATTCAGGAAACTCTGAACACTAAGAAGCATGGGGACAATGCTTTTCGAGCTAAAGATTTTGGAACTGCAATTGATTGCTACACCCAG TTTATGGACGGTGGGTCAATGATTTCTCCAACTGTCTTGGCACGACGTTGTGTATCATACCTCATGAATAATATGCTGCAAGAAGCTCTTGGAGATGCTATGCAGGCACAGGTAGTCTCACCAGAGTGGCCtactgcttactaccttcaagccGTCGCCCTTCTCAGTCTTGGAATGGATAGTGATGCCGAAGAAATGATTAAAAATGGTACTAAGCTAGAATCCAAGAGGAAAAGCAGAAACTAA
- the LOC135595222 gene encoding fructose-1,6-bisphosphatase, chloroplastic-like produces the protein MECIVVISRYSPNLWDGELRATKDGLTIRALPSSHPATILSTLLRSRKPYQWPTNPKKKKKRKKQSSREEHRRATDMASATLIPAASKLILSSSSTTRSFPRLSPFSNVSLPGRHRSVLFAAKRAAGDGGNRSSASCAAVGTAASEVETKRKSSFELQTLTTWLLKQEQAGGIDAELTIVLSSISMACKQIASLVQRAGISNLTGVQGAVNVQGEDQKKLDVVSNEVFSNCLRSSGRTGIIASEEEDVPVAVEESYSGNYIVVFDPLDGSSNIDAAVSTGSIFGIYSPNDECLADIGDDETLGQVEQKCVVNVCQPGNNLLAAGYCMYSSSVIFVLTVGKGVYVFTLDPMYGEFVLTQEDVKIPPAGKIYAFNEGNYLLWDDKLRAYMDSLKDPGPNGKPYSARYIGSLVGDFHRTLLYGGIYGYPRDKKSKNGKLRLLYECAPMSFIVEQAGGKGSDGYQRILDIEPQEIHQRVPLFIGSVEEVEKLEKFLA, from the exons atggAATGCATAGTTGTCATTTCTCGATACAGTCCAAATCTCTGGGACGGAGAGTTGAGAGCCACAAAGGACGGGCTGACGATCCGAGCATTACCGTCCTCACATCCTGCAACTATCCTATCCACACTTCTGCGGTCACGCAAACCCTATCAATGGCCAACcaatccgaagaagaagaagaagaggaagaagcaaaGCAGCAGGGAGGAACACCGGAGAGCCACTGACATGGCGTCGGCCACATTAATCCCGGCCGCCTCTAAGCTTATCCTCTCCAGTTCTTCAACCACCCGTTCCTTTCCCCGCCTCTCACCCTTCAGCAATGTAAGCTTACCTGGCCGCCACCGCAGTGTCCTTTTCGCAGCCAAAAGAGCCGCGGGCGACGGCGGCAATAGGTCGAGCGCTTCGTGCGCCGCCGTCGGCACCGCGGCTTCCGAGGTCGAGACCAAGAGGAAGAGTAGCTTCGAGCTCCAAACGCTGACCACCTGGTTGCTGAAGCAAGAGCAAGCTGGGGGCATCGACGCCGAGCTTACCATTGTGCTCTCCAGCATCTCCATggcctgcaagcagatcgcctccCTGGTGCAGCGAGCCGGCATCTCCAACCTGACCGGAGTCCAGGGCGCCGTCAATGTCCAGGGCGAGGACCAGAAGAAGCTCGACGTCGTCTCCAACGAG GTGTTCTCCAATTGCCTGAGGTCGAGTGGCCGAACGGGCATCATAGCGTCAGAGGAAGAAGACGTACCCGTGGCCGTGGAAGAGAGCTACTCCGGCAACTACATCGTCGTCTTCGACCCGCTCGACGGGTCGTCCAACATCGACGCCGCCGTCTCTACCGGTTCCATCTTCGGAATCTACAGCCCCAACGACGAGTGCCTCGCCGACATCGGCGACGACGAGACA CTGGGCCAAGTGGAGCAGAAGTGCGTGGTGAACGTGTGCCAGCCGGGGAACAACCTTCTGGCCGCCGGCTACTGCATGTACTCCAGCTCCGTCATCTTCGTGCTGACGGTGGGCAAGGGCGTGTACGTGTTCACGCTCGACCCCATGTACGGGGAGTTCGTGCTGACGCAGGAGGACGTGAAGATCCCGCCGGCGGGGAAGATCTACGCCTTCAACGAGGGCAACTACCTGCTGTGGGACGACAAGTTGCGGGCGTACATGGACTCCCTCAAGGATCCCGGGCCCAACGGGAAGCCCTACTCCGCGCGCTACATCGGGAGCTTGGTGGGCGACTTCCACCGCACGCTGCTCTACGGGGGCATATACGGGTACCCCCGGGACAAGAAGAGCAAGAACGGGAAGCTACGGCTGCTGTACGAGTGCGCACCCATGAGCTTCATCGTCGAGCAGGCCGGCGGCAAGGGTTCCGATGGCTACCAGAGGATCCTCGACATCGAACCTCAAGAA ATCCATCAAAGAGTTCCTCTGTTCATTGGGAGCGTCGAAGAAGTGGAGAAGTTGGAGAAGTTCTTGGCGTGA